In Ralstonia pseudosolanacearum, the DNA window CTCGGAACGCTGTGCCGGGCGCACCGGCTTGCCCTCATTTTGGCTCGGTTCTTCCTGACGATGGCGCATCGGGCGTGCCGGCTGTGCGCGTCTGCGCTGGATGCCCGATCCGGCTGCATTGTCGCTTGCCATTCCCATCGACCTGCTCCCCGCCTCCCCGGCAACGGTTTCGCTTGGCGAAACCGCTTTTCGTTGGCGGCACTACGAGACGTGTCCTCGCCGCCAAAAGTAAAAGGCTTTGTTGCCCACGGCGTGCGCAAGCGTTGTTGCGGGCTGTCATCGCTCTAGGGAGAAACATCGTGCTGAAGAAGCTTCACCACGTCGAGTACCGGTGTCGAGACGCCGCGGAGACCGTGGATTTCTACACCAATGGCATCGGCTTGAAGTTTGCCGCCGCGTTGATCAACCACGCGTCGTCAACCGGCATTCAGGCCGCCAACAACAATGTCTTCTTCGAGATGGAGGACGGCAGCTACATCTGTTTTTTCGAGATCCTCGGCAGCAAGGAACCGCTGGTTCCCGTGGCGTTCGACTGGGCACAGCACCTGGCGCTTGAAGTGCGGGACGCAGCGCGCGCGGAGGCGATCTGCGCACGGCTGCGCGCTCGGGGCGTGGACGTGGTTGGCCCCGTGCATCACGGCGCGTTGGGGAGCTCTTGGCATTTCTACGATCCGAGCGGCCACCGGATGGAGCTGATCGTGAAGCCCGAGGTGCCCGCGACCGCCATCTGGGACAACTTCAGCGCGTCGGCCTATGACGAGCTCGCCAAGTGGGTGGAGATGAAGAAGGGCGCCGGCGCCCATGTGGATGGCCAGCCGGCTCCGATGTCGCAACAGCAATAAAACCGATGGAGGTCAAGCCATGAAGCCAGTGAGCTATTGGGATTACATCAAAGTCGAAGAACTGCTCGCCCTGCAGGGCGGCGTCAACGGGGACGAGACACAGGTCGGCAACGATGAGGCGCTCTTCATCGTCGTGCATCAGGTCTACGAACTGTGGTTCAAGCTCATCCTGCGCGAGCTAACGTTTGCGCGCGACCTGCTGCGCCAAGACCCCGTTCCCGGCCACCAGATCACCCTCGGAGTGCGGTCGATGCGCCGGGCCATCGCGGTCTTCGAGCAGGCGAATCAGCATTTCCGCGTCATGGAAACGATGACGGCGCGCGACTTCCTGGAATTCCGCGAACGACTGATGCCCGCGAGCGGCTTCCAGTCGGCGCAGCTGCGCGAGATCGAGATCCTGCTCGGCCTCGAAGACAATGAGCGGATCGCGGTCTGCCACGGTGGCTCTTTCAAGGATGCGCTCAAACTCCCGAGCGGGGCATTGTCCCCGGCCGCGTATCGCGTCGAGGCACGCGAGGCGCATGGCCTGAGCCTCAAGCACTGCCTCGATGCATGGCTGTCGCGGATCCCCATCGACGGCTCGAATGAGCCGGCCGCGGTGCAGCGCTTCCTGCGCGACTACATCGGCTCGGTGCGCGCGGAGAGCCAGCGCCGCCTCCAGGCCGCGATCGACAGGCAGCTCGCGCCCGCGGAGGTCGAGCGGCTGCGCGCACGGTATCAGGCCGATGACATCCGCGCCGAGACTTTCCTCCTCGCCGAGGAGGATCCGGAGGCCGACGCCATGACCCGCGAGAAGCGCCGCGCCGTCCGGGCCGCGATGCTCTTCATCGAGAGCTACCGCGAGCTGCCCCAGCTCGCATGGCCGCGCGAGCTGCTCGAAAGCATCCTGGAGCTGGAGCAGTCGATGCTGATCTGGCGGCAGCGGCATGCGCGCATGGTGGAGCGGATGATCGGTCGGCGTGTCGGCACGGGTGGCTCCTCCGGCGTCGACTACCTGGATCAGACGGCGCTGCGCTACCGCGTGTTCACCGACCTGTGGACGGTTCGTTCGTTGCTGCTGCGCCAGTCGAGCGTGCCCCCGATCCGGCAGAGCGCCAGCTATGCGTTCGCGGAAGAGGCACTGGTGTGATGCCGCGCGCCGCATGCGGTGAATCGCGCCTGACCCCGGCGCTCCGGATGGTCCGCACGCTTGGTCCACGGCGATCCTTCTCTGCCGGGAGGGCGCATCGATGAACGATATACGCATTGCCGTCGTGGGCGGCAGCATGGCCGGCTTGATGAGCGCGCTCGCGTTCGCGCGCAGCGGTGCCGAAGTCGTGCTCCTGGACCGCGACCCCATGGCCGCGCGCCCGCCGCTTGCCGGCGAGATGGCGGCCACGATCGACGCCGGGTGGCGCAAGGGCGTGCCGCAGGCAAGGCATACGCACGCCCTCGCGGCGCTCGGCCGCGAGGTGTTTCGCGCGCGCATGCCCGATGTCTGGGCGGCGCTGCTCGAGGCCGGCGCAATCGAGATGCCGTTCGGCGGCCGCCTCGATGAGACCGCCGTCGTGCCGCGATGCGGCGACGCCGATCTGTTCGGCCTGTCGGCGCGTCGCTCGCTGGTCGAGGCGGTGCTCCGGCGCATCGTGCTCGCGGAACGGAACGTCACCGTCCGGGAGCATGTCGTCGTCACCGGCCTCCTTGCGGGCCCGGGCGCAGTCCCCGTGATCGAGGGCGTGCGCACCTCGCAGGGGGAGGTGCGGGCCGACCTGACGATCGACGCGCTCGGTCGGGCGTCTCCCGTCGGCAAGTGGCTCGGTGGGCTCGGCGCGCGCACGCCGGAAGAGACGGTCGAGCCCTGCGGGCTGATCTACCTGACGCGGTGGTACCGCATCCGCAGCCGGCCGGCCGTGCCGCTCAACGCGGGCTTCTCCGCGGGCGGCTATGGGGCGTCGAGCGGGTGCATCGCTTGCCCCGCGGACAACGGCTACGTGTCGATCACGGTGATGACGCCGCA includes these proteins:
- a CDS encoding tryptophan 2,3-dioxygenase family protein, with the translated sequence MASRLRCRNSNKTDGGQAMKPVSYWDYIKVEELLALQGGVNGDETQVGNDEALFIVVHQVYELWFKLILRELTFARDLLRQDPVPGHQITLGVRSMRRAIAVFEQANQHFRVMETMTARDFLEFRERLMPASGFQSAQLREIEILLGLEDNERIAVCHGGSFKDALKLPSGALSPAAYRVEAREAHGLSLKHCLDAWLSRIPIDGSNEPAAVQRFLRDYIGSVRAESQRRLQAAIDRQLAPAEVERLRARYQADDIRAETFLLAEEDPEADAMTREKRRAVRAAMLFIESYRELPQLAWPRELLESILELEQSMLIWRQRHARMVERMIGRRVGTGGSSGVDYLDQTALRYRVFTDLWTVRSLLLRQSSVPPIRQSASYAFAEEALV
- a CDS encoding FAD-dependent oxidoreductase, which gives rise to MNDIRIAVVGGSMAGLMSALAFARSGAEVVLLDRDPMAARPPLAGEMAATIDAGWRKGVPQARHTHALAALGREVFRARMPDVWAALLEAGAIEMPFGGRLDETAVVPRCGDADLFGLSARRSLVEAVLRRIVLAERNVTVREHVVVTGLLAGPGAVPVIEGVRTSQGEVRADLTIDALGRASPVGKWLGGLGARTPEETVEPCGLIYLTRWYRIRSRPAVPLNAGFSAGGYGASSGCIACPADNGYVSITVMTPQGDTALYPLAEAPAFTEAARLHPGLSAWLAPGACEPVSAVLRWPGCENRFRRFVVAGEPIALGLLGVGDSLCTTNPTYTRGISLAARHAFGIADIVRAEGLGDLRRLAICADDLAQRALRPWFEDSAAQDRLRNALWSGVPGPHTPPGEVTLQQIALASRHDDVVWHALARRAGMLDAPDAIFARTDVLERVRSVLARHPAPPPSGPSRDDLLQVIEAQQGLQAQARSLSDSLSDLF
- a CDS encoding VOC family protein, which codes for MLKKLHHVEYRCRDAAETVDFYTNGIGLKFAAALINHASSTGIQAANNNVFFEMEDGSYICFFEILGSKEPLVPVAFDWAQHLALEVRDAARAEAICARLRARGVDVVGPVHHGALGSSWHFYDPSGHRMELIVKPEVPATAIWDNFSASAYDELAKWVEMKKGAGAHVDGQPAPMSQQQ